The Leucothrix mucor DSM 2157 DNA window GGTAATGCGTGTCGATAAATGGCTGTAGCAGCGGATACATTTGCCAAGGTGAAGAGGACAAATAATGGAAATACGCCCCTTCATTTTCTAGCCACTGATAAAACGCTGGCATGCCTTTGGTGGCGGTGTATTCGTGAAAGAATATATTCTGGACCAGTTTCTTTTTATCCGACACATTGCTGGTTTTGATGGTGTCATCAATGTCGGAAATTACCGATAAGCCTTTGCGTGGAATCATCTGTGCTTCGGCGCTGAATACGCGGTTATCGCCATCGGGGGCTTGTACTGGCAAGGTTAGCCATTCGCCCGCGGCGACTTCACCTTTGAACGGGACTTCATATTGAGTGTGGCCGTTTAGACCGGTGCGCGGTGAGGTCAATAGCTCATCGCCCAGTCGCAAATTAACGCGCTTGTTACTTTCATTATCCAGCAAAAACCATTTGATACGTTCCTGGAATATCGGCAGCTTGGCTTGCTGCTCGGTGACATCCATAAACTCCAGCAACTCAGATACGGCTTTGACATTCAGCAAACGAATCAGGCTATTGGTGTCCAGCTCAAAAAACCAAGCGTGTACCGGCACTTCCCAGCTGCCATCTTCGTTCTGCGTGGCGCTGGTGGGAAAGAAGATCAGCTCTTCATCCAATTTTAGCGGCGAGCCGTGGCTCAGCCAGAGTGGCGCAAGGAAGACCCAATATTTTAGGCGCGTTAATTTTTCCGTCAGGGTTGAGCTCATGTTCGTCTCTCACAAAAGGGTTAAGACTGCGTAGCCATTAAGAATGTATTAGCGCCTATCTTCGCACAGTGGCTGCGCCATCGAAAGCGCAGCCACTGGCGTAGGGTTTATTCCTCGTAAGCTTTGGCGACTTCTTCGGCGATGATGGCAATGCCGTCGCGCACCACAGACTCCGGTTGCGCATAGGAGACGCGGATACATTCCTGCGTATGTCGCCAGCCGGGCTCAATGCCGGGGAAGAAGTTGTGTCCGGGGATGACCAATACGCCACGCGCTTTTAAGCGTTGGTAAAGCTCTTGCGAGGTAATCGGCAAGCCTTCAAACCATAACCATAGGAAGATCGCGCCTTCTGGTTTATGGATGTAATAGGGCAGGTCGCCTAGCGAATTGCGGAAAGCATTCACCGCAAAGTCGGCACTCTCGCGATAATACGGCTCTACATATTGCTTGCTGAGAGTCAGAATTTCGCCAGTGCGGAACCATTCTTTGGAAAGGGATGGGCCTAAGTTGCAGCAAGCTAAGTTGGCGATGGTACTGGCATTGCTGTAGGCCTCGATCACTTCCTCATTCGCCACGATGATACCGGTACGTACACCCGGCAGGCCAAGTTTGGATAGGCTGAGCACTAAAATCGTGTTGTCATTCCAGTGAGGCTTGGCGTCATTAAAAATAATACCGGGGAACGGTAAGCCGTATGCGCCATCTAAAATAAAGGGAATACCTTCGGCTTTAGCGACCGCATCTAAATGCTTGATTTCGTTGTCGGTGAGCACATTGCCGGTTGGATTGGTTGGGCGCGACACGCACAGTGCACCAGCATGATTTAAATTGAGCTGCGAGAAATCCACGCGGTATTTGAACAGGTGATCATCCAAATGCTCGATCTCAGGGCGCGTGGCGCTGAACAAATTCTCATGAATCCCCACATCGCTGTAGCCAATATATTCTGGGGCCATTGGTAAGTGGATGGTGCGCTGTTCGCCATCTTTGCAAGGGCCGCCGAAGAGATTAAACAGAATGAAGAAGGCTGCCTGACTGCCGTTGGAAATCGCAATATTGCGCTCGCTGAGGTCCCAACCGAACTCTTTTCGCAGTAAACCTGCAACATTTTGACGGAACTCGGTCTCACCTTTGGTGGACTGATAAATACCCAGCATGCTGTGCAGCAGTTGCGGGTCGGCAGCGATATCGGCCATGCGCTGCTGGAAGACGGCTTCCATTTCCGGAATGCGTCCCGGGTTGCCACCACCTAAAAAGAGCATATCCGGATTATCGTTGAGCGCACTGCTCAAGTCGTCCATGAGGTCTACAATGCCTGACTCTGAGGCAAACTTGTCGCCGAAGGCTGATAATTTCATGAGGTCCTGCCGCTGTGTATTTTCAAGGTGCTATGGTCTCATATTGCGCTGCACCATGGGAAGAACCTATAAACGGGCATTGGCAGTGCTAAGGTTTAATCATTACAATGATCGAAAACTTCGATACTAAAAGGACCATCCATGAATTTTTGCAGCGAGTGCGGGCAGAAGGTAACTAAGCAAATCCCTGAAGGCGACAACCGGCTACGTGATGTTTGCGAGCACTGCGATACGATTCATTATGAAAACCCTAAGGTGGTGGCAGGCAGTCTACCGGTCAGTGGTGATCGGGTGTTGCTGTGCAAGCGTGCCATTGAGCCGCGCTATGGTTACTGGACCTTGCCAGCGGGCTTTATGGAAAACGACGAAACCCTGACTGAAGCCGCTGCCCGTGAAACGCAGGAAGAAGCATTGGCAGAGGTGACTGATCTTGAGCTGTACACCGTGATCAGCGTGCCAAGTGTCAATCAGGTTCATGTGTTAATGCGCGGTGAGTTGGTGGATGACAAGTTTGCGGCGGGTATTGAAAGCCTTGAAGTAAAGCTGTTTCGCGAAGATGAAATTCCTTGGGATGATATTGCCTTTCGCGCGGTGAGGATGACGCTGGAGCGTTATTTTGAAGATCGCAAAACTGGTAAATTCCCGGTCTATAATTTGGATATTGAACGCTGGTAATCGCTTATGTTACGCCTGACCTTGTTTTTGATGATTCTGGTGGCCCTGCTGATTTTAATTGGCGTGGTGTATATGGCTTATCGCAAAGTAAAGCGAGGCATTGGTGGCGCTTGGGATAAAGGGGTTGAAACCGTTTCTGAGCAACAACAACGCTGGAAGCGACGCGAGCAACTCAAGTCGCTTCCGGAGTTTATCCAACAAGCGCACCAGCAGTCGGAGACGATTGAGCAAGATACCGAGCTGCTGCCTGCTGAGTGGCAAGCGTCGCTACGCCCTTTAAATAGCGCGATGCAGGCTATTTTAAATATTAGCGTGAATGATCTGCCTAAAGCTGAAAAAATCCGCACGTTTTATAACACCAGCTTGCCGGCTTACGCTGGCTTTGTCGCGAAGCTACGAACCGATCATTTGCACCTTGATGCTGAGGAAAAGCAAAAAGCGGTCGATAATCTGGCGGTGTTTGAGGCGGACTTTGCACAATACGAACAGCGCATACAAGCAGCACGGCGTTTTGATTTTGATGTATTGATGGATGTGATAAAGGTTCGTTTAAAAAATCGCTAACGGAGAGATGTAATGGGTATTGTTTTGTGGGTGATTGTCGCCATTCTGGTCGCAATTGTTATCTGGTTGGCGATGCAGCCGGGTAATTTTGAAGTTGTTCGCCGCCGTGTGGTGCAGCTGAAACCTGAAGAAATTTACCCGATCGTTGCAGATCTCAAGCAGTGGAATGGCTGGAGCCCATGGCTAATGCATGAGCCGGATGCGACCCTGAAATACGGTGATATCACTGACAAATCGGGTGGTTGGTATTCCTGGGAAGGCAAGTATATCGGCGCGGGGAAAATGACGCATACCAGTCTGACTGTGAATGAAGCCATTGAGCAAGAGCTCCACTTCACCAAGCCCATGAAATCCCGCAACCATGTGTACTGGCGTTTTAATACCGTCGGTGATTCCACGGAAGTCACGTGGGGTATGCGTGGGAAAATGCCATTCTTTTTCCGCTGGATGAGTAACATGATGGACCAGTGGGTGGGTAAGGATTTTGAGATTGGTTTATCGCGCTTAGCAATGGTCGCGGGTGATATGTCGGACCCGATGAGTATTGAATTTACCGGACAGATCACCAGTGAGCCAGAGGATTATATTGCCAAGCACTTTGTGGGCAGTGTGAAAGACTTACCCGCTGCGATGCGTGAAGGCTTTCCTGAAGTTAAAGCGGTGATTGATGAGAACGGTATGCAAATTGCCGGTACGCCAATGGCGATTTATCACACCTTTGAAATGAAAACAGGCAAGGTGATTTGTGATATTGCCGTTCCTGTGGTGGAGGCGCAATCGGTTGATGGCTTTATTAGTGGCGCGCTGTTTGGGCAGAGTTATTTGCGCACAACAGCTAAGGGTGAGTATTCGAATTTGGAGAAGGCTTGGCACAGTGCGTTTGGCCATGCACGGATGTTTAAGCGCAAGATTGATATGACCAAGCCAATGGTGGAACGCTATGCGAGTGATCCCGAGACCAACAATGGCTTGGACGTGGTGACTTATATTGATTTGCCGTTGAAGT harbors:
- a CDS encoding phosphatidate phosphatase App1 family protein, translating into MSSTLTEKLTRLKYWVFLAPLWLSHGSPLKLDEELIFFPTSATQNEDGSWEVPVHAWFFELDTNSLIRLLNVKAVSELLEFMDVTEQQAKLPIFQERIKWFLLDNESNKRVNLRLGDELLTSPRTGLNGHTQYEVPFKGEVAAGEWLTLPVQAPDGDNRVFSAEAQMIPRKGLSVISDIDDTIKTSNVSDKKKLVQNIFFHEYTATKGMPAFYQWLENEGAYFHYLSSSPWQMYPLLQPFIDTHYPKGAMHLRNFNPTDRSFIKFFLSSEVYKTTKAMNIIHRYPEHQFILIGDSSEKDPEVYARIYREFPHNIKQILIRAVDDSNLHHSRFTEVFKEVPADKWKVFSEPSHSLVDLSPEPALES
- a CDS encoding valine--pyruvate transaminase; its protein translation is MKLSAFGDKFASESGIVDLMDDLSSALNDNPDMLFLGGGNPGRIPEMEAVFQQRMADIAADPQLLHSMLGIYQSTKGETEFRQNVAGLLRKEFGWDLSERNIAISNGSQAAFFILFNLFGGPCKDGEQRTIHLPMAPEYIGYSDVGIHENLFSATRPEIEHLDDHLFKYRVDFSQLNLNHAGALCVSRPTNPTGNVLTDNEIKHLDAVAKAEGIPFILDGAYGLPFPGIIFNDAKPHWNDNTILVLSLSKLGLPGVRTGIIVANEEVIEAYSNASTIANLACCNLGPSLSKEWFRTGEILTLSKQYVEPYYRESADFAVNAFRNSLGDLPYYIHKPEGAIFLWLWFEGLPITSQELYQRLKARGVLVIPGHNFFPGIEPGWRHTQECIRVSYAQPESVVRDGIAIIAEEVAKAYEE
- a CDS encoding NUDIX hydrolase — translated: MNFCSECGQKVTKQIPEGDNRLRDVCEHCDTIHYENPKVVAGSLPVSGDRVLLCKRAIEPRYGYWTLPAGFMENDETLTEAAARETQEEALAEVTDLELYTVISVPSVNQVHVLMRGELVDDKFAAGIESLEVKLFREDEIPWDDIAFRAVRMTLERYFEDRKTGKFPVYNLDIERW
- a CDS encoding SRPBCC family protein, translating into MGIVLWVIVAILVAIVIWLAMQPGNFEVVRRRVVQLKPEEIYPIVADLKQWNGWSPWLMHEPDATLKYGDITDKSGGWYSWEGKYIGAGKMTHTSLTVNEAIEQELHFTKPMKSRNHVYWRFNTVGDSTEVTWGMRGKMPFFFRWMSNMMDQWVGKDFEIGLSRLAMVAGDMSDPMSIEFTGQITSEPEDYIAKHFVGSVKDLPAAMREGFPEVKAVIDENGMQIAGTPMAIYHTFEMKTGKVICDIAVPVVEAQSVDGFISGALFGQSYLRTTAKGEYSNLEKAWHSAFGHARMFKRKIDMTKPMVERYASDPETNNGLDVVTYIDLPLK